CTGCCCATATTCACGATACTCCCTCGGACCTCAGCGTCATTCTTCCCCATCGCCGGAATGGCGTACTTGGCCATCAACACCATAGAGTTCACGTTAACCTCCAGACTCTTCGACCACGCCTCCATGTCCACATCCACCGCTGTCCCTGCCGCACCACCAATTCCAACATTATTGACCAGTATATCTACCCGGCCATACTTGGATAATGCATAGTCCACGACAGCCGAGCAGTCGGTTGCGCTGGTGACGTCTGCCGTTATGGCTGCTGCAGCGCCATAATCCGGATTTGACTGCGCCTGGTCCTGGATCATGGACACCGTTTTCCCCGCCCACTCGCGGTTCAGATCCACACAGAGGACATTGCATCCgtcgctggcgaggaggatggagattgCACGGCCGTTGCCAATTCCATCGCCCTGGCAGCCAGCGCCGGTGACGATGGCGGTTTTGCCGGCGAGAGAGCGCGACGGCGGTGTTATTGGGATGTCGCTCATTATCTGGGTTTCGCCAGGGAAAATACCCGAGGGAGACAGAATTGGATCAACAGTGGGACAGAAGACGTGCTGAGCTGAGCTGCTGCGGGGTTTATTCAATTATGGCCCGAGGATGTCTGTATAAGACCAGAAAGCTGCCCGGCTTTCGGttatcctctttctctcttctgccGAGCTGTCCGAGCCATATACTGCACTTAACTCTCGGCATACACCTCTGGCCAGATCATAGTCAATACTCTATTACTCTATTACTCTATTACTCTACGATGGACTTCTCCGAGTACACCGGCCCCAGCGAGGAGTGGATCGCCGTGGCGCGAGAGCTCCCCCCCGCGCCCGCGCTCTCAACCGAAGAACTCAAGGCCGTCACTAACAAGGGCCGCGAGGATGTCTCGGCCAGGGACATAGTCGAGAATGGTATTCTCTTCGGATCATAGCACATGGATACGCATTGACATCTCCAGGCCTCCAATCCAAAGTCTCCCTGCACGACCACTCCATCCCCACCCGCGACGGCGCCACCATCCCAGGACGCAGCTATCGCCCTGCAGGGGTAGACGCATCTCAGCCTCTCCCCATCTATATCCACCTACACGGCGGCGGATTTCTATTCGGAACTCTAGACTCCGAAGACGCAGCGTGCGCCCGTCTCGTCGCGACGTTGGCGGAACAGGGCGTCCCCATCGTCGTGGTTAATGTAAACTACCGACATGCACCGGAACACAAATACCCCGTTGCCTGGAACGACACAGAAGATGCCTTCCACTGGGTGCACGACCATCTATCCGAAATTGGCGGCGACGGCGCGAATCTCGTCATGGGAGGTGTATCTGCCGGTGGGTGGTTAACAGCCTCAACGGCCATCGCGCAAGCAACCGGGAATGACAAGAGCCTTGCTTCAAGACCGAAGATTAAGGGTCAGGTTCTGATTATCCCCGGCCTGGTGCATTATGACTGCTACGAGTCGCAGGTGAAGAGGTTGCGCGATCCCAGTGTGTCCAGCTGGGTGCAGAATCGCGATGCGCCGGTTATTCCGTTTGAGCGGGTGCAGTTGTTCTTTGATGCTCTTGGTGTAAAGGATGGCAAAGGCCGTGATGCCGATTTGAGGTTGAATCCGGGGAATGTCAGTGCTGAGCAGGTCAAGGGGTTGCCGCCGGCGACGTTTGGGGTTGCGGGTATGGATCCCCTCAGGGACgaggggttgttgtttgCGCAGCTGCTTGCTGAGAATGGGTACGTTGCTTCACCTCTGATAGGCTATTGGGTGCTAATGGTGTAGGGTCCCGACAAAGACGAATGTCTTCAAGGGCGTGCCGCATGGCTTCCGGAGATTTGGGGATCGGTtgtcggcgtcgaagaagtgGGATGAGACTATCGTGGAGGGCATCAAGTGGGCGTTGAGTagccctgctgctgggccTTTTGAGATTCATGCATTTTAAGTAGAAGTAGCTGAGAATCTATGACAGCCATACATGCTCTGGTATAATGTCCATGTAAGGTTTCTCTTGGGCTACATGGAGACAGTTCTTTATGTTTGATGTCTATCACTTCTGGCATACCAGTAGGCTACAGAGGATGCTGTATAGTTCTAATCCAGGATTATGCCTTCTCTTGGTCATTCTTGCAGTTGCCATAATGGAGTCTGGATCTCAAGATAAAACTCGTAAGGATACCACACCGGAGACATGCAAGGTCATTTACACCAAGGTGTTGAAAGACCGATCTGTGCTAGGCTATTACCTGGTGCTCTTTCCATTTTCTGTGCTGCCTTGTTCCTTCCTTCGAATGTTTACCTTTTGATCAACCCATTGCAAGATCCCGATATGGAACAACTCAACCATTACAACAATCACTGTCGTTTATACTCATATAATCACTGACAAAATGTCGTCCGAATCCATCGAAATACACCCTATCCTTCTGCATCCACCCATATACCAATTAACCCTCACCACACGCGACCAGGCCAATCTGGCAGCAAGCTTGCTGACCCCTCCCCTCGAGATGCCGCTCTATCGAGGATGGTTGCCTGACCCGATCAGAAAGAGATACATTCGTGACCTCGAAAATTGGCGTGAGAAGCGGTATTTCGAAGAGATCGACTTCATCCTTCGGTGTTGGGATGACCCAACAGCCGGCACATTcctcgacgatatcgacGCTGACGATATTTATCGTATAAAAGGAGAAGGGATGTTAGCCTACAGGGATGGTTATCAGCTTCGGATCCTtagtgggagtgggagaaaTAAGATGTTTACAGGACTGCGCTATGAAGAATGGGATGAGAAACAGGAGGGCCAGAGCCAGGCAACGGGAAAAGAAGGCAATGAAGCAAGTATACAGGACAATCAGCAAGACGAGCCAACAAAAAGCTACGAAGAGCGTCATCTGGAGGCCGTCGAGCACATCACTGGGAGTGTCGAGGCGGGACTCGGAGATAGCTGGTCCATAGTCAACGATACAGGCAAAACATCGCGTCCTCCAAGCGCAGGACTGCCACCCGGTATCTCCAGCGTGGAGGCGAGGATGTTTGCGCGAGACCGGTATAGCATGTGGGCACGCCCTCTCCCCAACGACGCACCGAATATGGATCCGAGCCAGGGACTCCCAGATGCTCTCAGATGCATATACGACCACAGGCGAATCGACTGGAAGAAACCCGAGTTCAGCGGCCTTATTCCTGAGTATATCAACGAGCGTGGCCGACGCGAGGTTGAACGTGGCTACATATGGGGCATTCCCTACCACGCCTTCGAGACTACCAGAAGAAGGGTAGGCATCTTCCCCGAAGACAAGATCTATCTGGATTCGGGTCTGGAATTTCTCCTCCGAGTCGAGCACTGGTATCTATCACAATCGGACGAGGAAGTCCGACAGCTTGACCCTAATGATATTCTGACGTGGAAACTACCACTGATGTATATGCCACTGTTGCAGTCGTTTATTGGTACTGTACTTTGAGGTTTTTAACCCCTAAATAGTCTAGACTATGAATAGTTAGTGAATGGCCGTGCCTTCTAGTATAGAGCGAATGTATCAATATGTTGCGTGGGAAATGCCCATATCAACTACACCGGATTCGCATACTCTCCAACTTTACTACTCTCACAGTCTTGTCTGCCACGTAAGACTAACTTAATTGTTCAAGGGCATTGTCAATGATATGAACACGTGACGCATGTCTGTGCAAGATGTCAACATCAGCTTCACCACCGCGTTAACCAA
This is a stretch of genomic DNA from Aspergillus puulaauensis MK2 DNA, chromosome 8, nearly complete sequence. It encodes these proteins:
- a CDS encoding SDR family NAD(P)-dependent oxidoreductase (COG:Q;~EggNog:ENOG410PKKQ;~InterPro:IPR036291,IPR002347,IPR020904;~PFAM:PF00106,PF13561;~go_function: GO:0016491 - oxidoreductase activity [Evidence IEA];~go_process: GO:0055114 - oxidation-reduction process [Evidence IEA]); its protein translation is MSDIPITPPSRSLAGKTAIVTGAGCQGDGIGNGRAISILLASDGCNVLCVDLNREWAGKTVSMIQDQAQSNPDYGAAAAITADVTSATDCSAVVDYALSKYGRVDILVNNVGIGGAAGTAVDVDMEAWSKSLEVNVNSMVLMAKYAIPAMGKNDAEVRGSIVNMGSVAGLKGGTPHLLYPTSKGAIVNMTRAMAAHHAEDGIRVNCVCPGMLYTPMMYGNGMSEEAREARRKRSLLGTEGNGWDCAAAAVFLAGPHARWMTGVILPVDAGTTAAVGIGMPKSASVNA
- a CDS encoding alpha/beta hydrolase (CAZy:CE10;~COG:V;~EggNog:ENOG410PH6G;~InterPro:IPR029058,IPR013094;~MEROPS:MER0034665;~PFAM:PF07859;~go_function: GO:0016787 - hydrolase activity [Evidence IEA]); the encoded protein is MDFSEYTGPSEEWIAVARELPPAPALSTEELKAVTNKGREDVSARDIVENGLQSKVSLHDHSIPTRDGATIPGRSYRPAGVDASQPLPIYIHLHGGGFLFGTLDSEDAACARLVATLAEQGVPIVVVNVNYRHAPEHKYPVAWNDTEDAFHWVHDHLSEIGGDGANLVMGGVSAGGWLTASTAIAQATGNDKSLASRPKIKGQVLIIPGLVHYDCYESQVKRLRDPSVSSWVQNRDAPVIPFERVQLFFDALGVKDGKGRDADLRLNPGNVSAEQVKGLPPATFGVAGMDPLRDEGLLFAQLLAENGVPTKTNVFKGVPHGFRRFGDRLSASKKWDETIVEGIKWALSSPAAGPFEIHAF